A genomic window from Planctomycetota bacterium includes:
- a CDS encoding BatA domain-containing protein, whose amino-acid sequence MGSFINPGLAWLTLAGAIPIIIHLLNRQRYRKIRWAAMEFLLQALKKTKRRLQMENLILLIIRVMIVVLLAFALARCYFQETPLAALGTTDTHAFIIIDNSYSMGYKIGKNSVFDTAKNIANGLVDKLKPSHKDKASLIALSSKPSIVVSEASANMELVKKSLANMELSHYATSCYETFLAIQDLVKRSNSSRKIIYLITDCQRSGWIVRDENRAKFTDILAELSGKAEVKIIDIGMKDAVNTNVNGIRSLNRIIRTQKTANFEVEVNNFSPSSLATLEVSFYVDDLKHNSASIPVGQYGLGVVSFPYEFAEPGSHQVKAILEADNLEQDNTRYLTVDVRESVRVLVVDGEPSADPYEDETMYLKYALQPSRIDVERFSIYAIDTVSDIVFEETDISKYDLVIMANLEYVSQDKLKKLEEFVRSGGGLLIFLGDKVDRIFYNQSLYRNGEGLLPGELIEILGDKEHQTYTRLEKADFNHEALSYFLPIKDYLTRVFIYEYYRMKVPEPSAEEKDKPENKDLPEMTTGQAGNKNIRVLARYNDTDENPAIAEKLFGKGKVIAVTTAADIEWNNLPATPGGVILYDQLAKFLSTPDVGFKNISVGEPLKLIIKPSEFSPTFSLIMPERGIKSLSPEPLPGEQGFALTCPENDTGRAGFYTLDKLDADEQSKLFTYFAVNLNPTEGDLKKISEEELKQLYPSFKFELFSQFNEQSAQSIAKPPASNIWKYLIWTVLVLLAMETVLAQRFGSAKK is encoded by the coding sequence ATGGGAAGTTTTATTAATCCGGGATTGGCATGGCTGACACTGGCCGGCGCGATTCCGATTATCATACACCTCTTGAACCGGCAGCGTTACCGTAAAATACGCTGGGCAGCCATGGAATTCCTGCTTCAGGCGCTCAAGAAAACCAAGCGCCGCTTGCAGATGGAAAACCTGATTTTACTTATCATCCGTGTGATGATTGTCGTCCTCCTGGCATTTGCCCTGGCGCGCTGTTATTTCCAGGAAACACCCCTTGCCGCGCTCGGCACGACCGATACCCACGCCTTTATCATCATTGATAATTCCTACAGCATGGGTTATAAAATAGGGAAAAACTCCGTTTTTGATACGGCTAAAAATATCGCCAACGGGCTGGTTGACAAACTAAAACCATCCCATAAAGATAAGGCATCATTAATCGCCCTTTCCTCCAAACCTTCCATTGTGGTGAGCGAAGCCAGCGCCAACATGGAACTGGTCAAGAAATCGCTTGCCAATATGGAACTCTCCCATTACGCAACGAGCTGTTACGAAACTTTCCTGGCAATCCAGGATTTGGTCAAGCGTTCCAATTCATCACGCAAGATTATTTATCTCATCACGGATTGCCAGCGTTCCGGCTGGATAGTCCGCGACGAAAACCGCGCGAAATTCACCGATATCCTGGCTGAACTCAGTGGCAAGGCGGAAGTAAAAATCATAGATATCGGCATGAAAGACGCCGTTAATACCAATGTCAACGGCATCCGTTCCTTAAACCGCATCATCCGCACCCAGAAAACCGCCAATTTCGAGGTGGAGGTGAATAACTTCAGCCCATCGAGCCTTGCCACCCTGGAAGTAAGTTTCTATGTGGACGACCTTAAGCATAATAGCGCTTCCATCCCGGTCGGCCAATATGGACTTGGCGTGGTCAGTTTCCCGTATGAATTCGCCGAACCCGGTTCGCATCAAGTAAAAGCGATCCTGGAAGCCGATAACCTGGAACAGGATAACACCCGCTACCTTACCGTGGACGTGCGCGAATCCGTCCGGGTACTCGTGGTGGATGGCGAACCTTCGGCAGATCCTTACGAAGACGAAACAATGTATCTGAAATACGCGCTCCAGCCTTCGCGCATCGACGTGGAAAGGTTCAGCATCTACGCAATTGATACGGTTTCCGATATCGTCTTTGAAGAAACCGATATCTCCAAATACGACCTGGTCATCATGGCGAACCTCGAATACGTCTCGCAGGACAAGCTGAAAAAGCTGGAAGAATTCGTCCGTTCCGGCGGCGGCCTTTTAATATTCCTGGGCGACAAGGTTGACCGCATTTTCTATAACCAGTCGCTCTACAGGAACGGCGAGGGACTCCTTCCGGGCGAGCTGATTGAAATACTCGGCGATAAGGAACACCAAACTTACACGCGCCTGGAAAAAGCGGATTTCAACCACGAAGCGCTCAGTTATTTCCTGCCTATCAAGGACTACCTTACCCGCGTATTCATCTATGAATATTACCGGATGAAAGTACCCGAGCCTTCGGCGGAGGAAAAAGACAAACCGGAAAACAAGGACCTGCCCGAGATGACGACCGGTCAGGCGGGAAATAAAAATATCCGCGTGCTGGCGCGCTATAACGATACGGACGAAAACCCGGCAATCGCGGAAAAACTCTTTGGCAAGGGAAAAGTGATTGCCGTAACCACTGCCGCGGACATAGAATGGAATAACCTGCCGGCAACGCCGGGCGGAGTGATACTCTACGACCAGTTGGCGAAATTCCTTTCCACCCCTGACGTCGGCTTTAAAAATATCTCGGTCGGCGAGCCTTTGAAACTGATTATAAAACCATCCGAATTCAGCCCAACCTTTTCCCTGATAATGCCGGAACGCGGGATAAAATCGCTCTCGCCCGAACCGCTTCCCGGGGAACAGGGTTTTGCCCTTACCTGCCCGGAAAACGATACGGGACGTGCCGGTTTTTATACGCTGGATAAACTCGATGCCGATGAACAATCCAAACTCTTTACATATTTTGCGGTAAACCTTAACCCAACCGAAGGCGACCTTAAGAAAATATCAGAAGAAGAATTAAAGCAATTATACCCTTCGTTCAAGTTTGAACTCTTCAGCCAGTTTAACGAGCAATCCGCCCAATCAATAGCCAAGCCGCCGGCAAGTAATATCTGGAAATACCTTATCTGGACGGTTCTGGTGCTGCTGGCCATGGAAACCGTCTTAGCCCAGCGTTTCGGCTCGGCGAAGAAATAA
- a CDS encoding HEAT repeat domain-containing protein, protein MNQHLNELISMVRSEDAEVSQSAADEIVKLGLQESIPEVTKLLRDDEGHVRESAIRILVKLESRKSIPAIAKLVNDSDDDVRVAAILALGKLGAQESVPQILKLLKSKNVKIRSSAIFVLGELNHTKAIPDIIKLLADEDEWVRGAAVLALGKLGAKTCIPHIVKLMKDENNWVRANTLYALSNLCASELIPDIIKLTADNNRYVRGAAAIALVEMGLKERVTKELQADIKAVADITWRRHESQRAQAALKQLS, encoded by the coding sequence ATGAACCAGCATTTAAACGAATTAATCAGCATGGTAAGGAGCGAGGATGCGGAGGTGAGCCAATCCGCGGCGGATGAGATTGTCAAGCTGGGACTGCAAGAGTCTATTCCCGAAGTGACTAAATTGCTCCGCGATGACGAAGGCCACGTGCGTGAATCAGCCATTCGCATACTGGTGAAGCTCGAAAGCCGGAAATCAATCCCGGCAATTGCCAAACTGGTAAATGATTCGGATGACGATGTCCGCGTGGCGGCGATACTTGCTTTGGGTAAATTAGGGGCGCAGGAATCTGTCCCGCAAATACTTAAACTCCTTAAGAGTAAAAACGTGAAAATAAGGAGTTCGGCTATATTCGTGCTGGGTGAACTTAATCATACCAAGGCGATTCCCGATATCATAAAATTATTGGCTGATGAAGATGAATGGGTGCGCGGCGCGGCGGTTTTGGCTTTGGGCAAGCTCGGCGCCAAAACGTGCATACCGCATATCGTCAAGCTGATGAAGGATGAAAATAACTGGGTCCGCGCCAACACTCTCTACGCCTTAAGCAATCTGTGCGCCAGCGAGCTCATTCCGGATATCATCAAGCTGACCGCGGATAATAATCGGTATGTGCGCGGCGCGGCGGCGATTGCACTGGTCGAAATGGGCTTAAAGGAAAGAGTCACCAAAGAATTGCAGGCCGATATCAAGGCCGTGGCTGATATCACCTGGCGCAGGCACGAAAGCCAACGCGCCCAAGCTGCGCTGAAACAGCTTTCATAA